The Mucilaginibacter terrenus genome has a segment encoding these proteins:
- a CDS encoding Y-family DNA polymerase, translating into MFALIDCNNFYVSCERVFQPELRGKAGVVLSNNDGCAIARSQEAKDLGIKMGTPYFELEKLVKEGKLWFRSSNYTLYQDMMRRVTGIVCEMWPEIEIYSIDESFVDLAMFHAHDLEAMANELRSRILQQTGIPVCIGIAPTRTLAKVANRTAKKLFKTGVCVLDDAGRTAFAMEHMPIEDVWGVGPKNAAKLIKIGVNTAKDFAAVNNYEYIHKRFTITGLRTWYELNGKSVLSMEYLPPDKKGICTGRSFGQKTDDYKVIEDALCAFVQNSAPKLRAQGSLCGQLQVFLHTSQFEVVHKLKSAAHTMDLAIPTNITQELLKYAVQCLKRIYKPGFPYQKVGIFLTKFTPESARQTYLMEDMTKRENMLKVAKIADKLNHLMGKDTVRFAAMGYEQPWRMRQALLSKRYTTRIEDVLRVGWG; encoded by the coding sequence ATGTTCGCGTTAATCGACTGCAACAACTTTTACGTATCGTGCGAACGAGTCTTTCAGCCTGAGCTGCGCGGCAAAGCAGGGGTAGTGCTAAGCAACAACGACGGGTGCGCCATCGCTCGTAGCCAGGAAGCCAAAGACCTCGGCATAAAGATGGGCACTCCATATTTCGAATTAGAGAAGCTTGTAAAAGAAGGTAAGCTTTGGTTTCGCTCATCTAACTACACGCTCTATCAGGACATGATGCGGCGTGTCACCGGCATTGTCTGCGAGATGTGGCCGGAAATTGAAATCTACAGTATTGATGAAAGCTTTGTTGATCTCGCTATGTTTCACGCCCATGATCTTGAGGCAATGGCAAACGAGTTGCGAAGTAGGATCCTGCAGCAAACCGGTATACCCGTTTGCATAGGCATAGCTCCCACGCGTACACTCGCCAAAGTAGCCAACCGTACCGCCAAGAAGCTTTTTAAAACAGGTGTATGTGTGTTGGATGATGCTGGACGTACCGCATTTGCAATGGAGCATATGCCTATTGAGGATGTATGGGGTGTAGGGCCCAAGAATGCAGCCAAGCTGATAAAGATCGGTGTCAACACCGCTAAGGATTTTGCCGCTGTAAACAACTACGAGTACATCCATAAGCGTTTTACCATCACCGGCCTGCGTACCTGGTATGAGCTTAACGGTAAGTCGGTGCTGAGCATGGAGTATCTGCCACCTGATAAGAAAGGTATCTGCACCGGCCGAAGCTTTGGTCAGAAGACAGATGATTACAAGGTGATAGAAGATGCGCTGTGCGCTTTTGTTCAAAACTCAGCACCTAAGCTGCGCGCGCAGGGTTCTTTATGCGGTCAGCTGCAGGTGTTTCTTCATACCAGCCAGTTCGAGGTGGTACATAAGCTGAAAAGCGCCGCTCACACGATGGATCTGGCCATCCCTACCAACATTACTCAAGAGTTATTAAAGTATGCTGTGCAATGCCTGAAGCGCATCTATAAGCCCGGGTTTCCTTATCAGAAGGTCGGTATATTTCTTACCAAGTTCACTCCGGAGAGTGCCCGGCAAACTTACCTGATGGAGGATATGACTAAGCGGGAGAATATGCTTAAAGTGGCTAAGATCGCTGATAAGCTCAATCACCTGATGGGGAAAGATACCGTTCGATTCGCTGCTATGGGCTATGAACAGCCATGGCGGATGCGTCAGGCGTTGTTGTCTAAACGTTATACCACTAGGATTGAGGATGTTTTGAGGGTGGGATGGGGGTAA
- a CDS encoding LexA family protein, which produces MVVKVYKRGELHPGRPLAGFWVHAAFESPGTDYEEDRISLDDYVGTHPNAIYYARVVGDCMEYSGIEDSDLLVVDKSLKPVNGDVIIGVLNDSHLLACYIEFEGKRYLMPDNPKYAPHLINEYDRFTIEGVVPHSVLNQRRQNNVRVNRLQQLLRIVRTSLSA; this is translated from the coding sequence ATGGTAGTTAAGGTCTACAAGCGCGGAGAGCTGCATCCCGGCAGGCCTTTAGCCGGCTTTTGGGTTCACGCAGCATTTGAGAGTCCCGGCACTGATTACGAAGAAGACCGTATTAGCCTTGATGATTATGTAGGCACCCATCCCAATGCCATATATTACGCAAGAGTAGTAGGTGATTGCATGGAATATTCCGGCATAGAGGATTCTGATTTGCTCGTTGTAGACAAAAGCCTTAAGCCAGTTAACGGCGATGTGATCATCGGTGTGCTAAACGACTCACACTTACTAGCCTGCTACATAGAATTTGAAGGAAAACGATATTTAATGCCCGATAACCCCAAATACGCTCCGCACCTGATCAATGAATACGACCGTTTTACAATTGAAGGAGTTGTCCCGCATTCTGTCCTCAACCAAAGAAGGCAGAACAATGTTCGCGTTAATCGACTGCAACAACTTTTACGTATCGTGCGAACGAGTCTTTCAGCCTGA
- a CDS encoding response regulator: MIEPIKKLVVFDDDEDILFICKLLFEDLGWEVHTFTECTNAVDIVSRILPDAVIMDNWLPETGGVIAIQRLKKNSLVRTIPVMLMTANSEIEKLASIASADAYLKKPFDLDVLEQKVNGLLVKDRLCRS; encoded by the coding sequence ATGATTGAGCCAATCAAAAAACTCGTTGTTTTTGACGACGATGAAGACATCCTATTCATTTGTAAACTTTTATTTGAAGACTTAGGCTGGGAGGTACATACTTTCACAGAGTGTACTAATGCAGTTGATATTGTTTCACGAATTTTGCCAGACGCAGTTATAATGGACAATTGGCTGCCGGAAACCGGAGGTGTAATTGCAATTCAAAGACTTAAGAAAAATTCGCTTGTGAGAACGATTCCTGTGATGCTTATGACAGCTAACTCCGAAATAGAGAAGCTTGCCAGTATAGCATCAGCCGACGCTTACTTGAAAAAACCTTTTGATCTAGATGTATTAGAACAAAAAGTCAACGGTCTGCTTGTAAAAGACAGGCTTTGTCGTAGTTGA
- a CDS encoding DNA-formamidopyrimidine glycosylase family protein, with protein sequence MPEIPDLNIFRKNLISKLVGKTLSKLTILIDRQLKVPEAALKEAFEGQVLTDIKRVGKELHFSFGNGHQLGVHLMLHGTMYWYEVKNEYRFTIAELLFDDGTGLAITDWQKAVILTLDPKPVKVPDAMAMPAGYLKKVLPKSSHLIKTVLTEGKTVIGIGNAYVDEILYEAKISPFSIANKIPEENIDVLTKAIKTVLTKAEHHILKNFPDTITEKERDFLQVHRPRETQTLSGEEILKAEIKKRKTYYTADQVLFE encoded by the coding sequence ATGCCCGAAATACCGGATCTAAACATATTCAGGAAGAACTTAATCAGTAAGCTTGTTGGTAAAACATTGTCTAAGCTCACGATCTTAATTGACCGACAGCTCAAAGTGCCTGAAGCGGCGCTTAAAGAAGCATTTGAAGGGCAAGTATTAACGGATATTAAAAGGGTAGGTAAGGAGCTGCATTTTTCATTTGGCAATGGCCATCAGTTAGGTGTTCACCTGATGCTGCACGGAACGATGTACTGGTATGAAGTGAAGAATGAATACCGGTTTACAATTGCCGAACTGCTGTTTGATGATGGTACTGGTTTAGCGATTACGGACTGGCAGAAAGCCGTTATTTTAACGCTTGATCCTAAACCGGTAAAAGTGCCCGATGCTATGGCCATGCCGGCAGGATATCTCAAGAAAGTACTACCGAAATCTTCACATCTGATCAAAACCGTGTTGACGGAAGGCAAAACCGTTATTGGTATCGGCAACGCCTATGTCGATGAGATCCTTTATGAAGCTAAGATTTCGCCATTCTCGATTGCCAACAAGATCCCAGAAGAAAACATAGATGTGCTAACGAAAGCCATCAAAACTGTTCTCACCAAGGCAGAACATCACATCTTAAAGAACTTCCCGGACACCATTACCGAGAAGGAGCGTGACTTCCTGCAGGTGCACAGGCCAAGAGAAACACAGACACTTTCCGGTGAAGAAATCCTGAAAGCAGAGATTAAGAAACGTAAAACCTACTATACGGCAGATCAGGTGCTGTTTGAGTAG
- a CDS encoding DUF72 domain-containing protein, whose translation MEFGLVKDSLDEIDFTLPPDTELTNKTLQQKGGVEPLQIYVGASKWGEKSWKGIIYPSGVPDNQLIRPYSQNFNSVEFGGSFYKIYTAEEIGNWVKQVTDSPGFKFSPKFPQTITHIRRLKNAEEITAQFYQSLSGYGDHLGPLLLQLGDNFSPKNFPQLKAFLETLDPCVKVAVELRNKKWYSDTGAHTEVFNLFAELKMGTIISDTSGRRDCVHMDLTTTDAIVRFVGNNLDATDYKRMDDWVGRIGEWSAKGLKSLYFFMHQNNEKFVPEACIYFINKVNARLGTSVKAPQMIVG comes from the coding sequence ATGGAATTCGGGCTTGTTAAAGATTCACTAGACGAAATAGACTTCACTCTGCCACCTGACACCGAGCTAACCAATAAAACGCTTCAACAAAAAGGTGGTGTTGAGCCCTTGCAAATATACGTAGGCGCATCGAAGTGGGGTGAGAAAAGCTGGAAAGGTATAATCTACCCTTCGGGAGTTCCTGACAACCAACTAATCCGCCCTTATAGCCAAAACTTCAACAGCGTTGAATTTGGAGGGTCATTCTACAAGATTTATACTGCGGAAGAAATAGGTAACTGGGTAAAACAAGTAACAGATTCCCCAGGATTTAAGTTCAGCCCGAAATTTCCTCAAACTATAACACATATCCGGAGGCTGAAAAATGCAGAGGAAATCACTGCTCAATTCTACCAAAGTTTAAGCGGGTATGGAGATCACTTGGGACCGTTGCTATTGCAGCTGGGTGATAACTTTTCGCCGAAAAACTTTCCGCAGCTTAAGGCGTTCCTCGAAACGTTAGATCCTTGCGTTAAGGTAGCTGTGGAGCTTCGAAACAAAAAATGGTATTCTGATACCGGCGCTCATACAGAAGTTTTTAATTTATTTGCTGAGCTTAAAATGGGCACAATCATCTCGGACACCTCTGGCAGACGTGACTGTGTGCACATGGATTTAACCACTACCGACGCTATTGTACGATTTGTAGGCAACAACCTAGATGCAACTGATTACAAAAGAATGGATGACTGGGTTGGGAGGATTGGTGAGTGGTCAGCAAAGGGCTTGAAGTCACTTTATTTTTTCATGCATCAGAACAATGAGAAGTTTGTGCCCGAGGCGTGCATTTACTTCATTAATAAAGTTAATGCTAGACTGGGAACGTCTGTTAAAGCGCCGCAGATGATAGTTGGATAA
- the ligD gene encoding DNA ligase D, whose amino-acid sequence MKIATYNINGIHGRLDVLLRWLKKAQPDIVCLQELKSEYNKFPEKAVNDAGYQAIWLGQKSWNGVAILSKTDIKELRDDLPGADEEFTHSRYIEGFTGDIVVGCIYLPNGNPWPGPKFDYKLRWFNRLADHAKDLVDRDLPVLLIGDYNVMPTELDTYKPEKYRDNALFRPESRKAFKDLLDQGWTDAIRTLYPDEPIYTFWDYLRDAYGRNAGVRLDHFLLNKQIAGRLIAGNVDKEVRGWKGASDHAPVWIELTDENEAPKQGKIKKTKVKAAGPEKEEISTEPKGLAELLNELPKVPVLAAIKPMKATLVDEPFDQPGWIYEIKWDGYRALATLNEGQATLTSRNNLVFGQFQPINDLLESWDMNVVLDGEIVALNEQGTADFGALQNWRNKKNALLAFYVFDILWYNGRDLTGLPLRSRREILDAVLPKNSELIRPSQVFEVGGIEFFEAAKKMGLEGIIAKRADSLYTSDARSREWLKVKAKRRQEVIIAGFTKNEGTGKYFSALAIGVHDQRGVLRYIGKVGTGFNDGRQKEMIKLFEPLITKESPFDIEPDVDEPSQFRPRRLGAKATWLKPLLVCEVEFAEITSDGKVRQASFKGMRTDKDPKDVVMEIETDTQEIIGDINSPDDPLPIVPTQKAARKSRKGSVLQSSKKPAERLITSTKETEEVKVDGHLLKLTHLNKLYWPEDKVTKRDMFNYYHQVAPFMVPYLKDRPMSLNRFPGGIHGESFYQKNVRDKAPEWAETMPHTNGEGVDKDYLLGNNEATLLWMASLGCIEINPWFSRITSPDNPDYCIIDLDPDKQHFDQVVQAAQEVKKVLDAIDVPSYPKTSGSTGMHIYIPLGAQYTYDQSQLFANIIVKLVEKQIPDFTTLERMISNRKGKMYLDFLQNRPGATIAGVYSLRPKPGATVSMPVTWEEVKPGLTMRDFTIHNAIDRIRETGDLFTGVLGEGIDLAKTLKKAQSIFN is encoded by the coding sequence ATGAAAATCGCCACCTACAATATCAATGGCATTCATGGCCGTTTGGACGTCCTGCTGCGCTGGCTAAAAAAAGCGCAGCCAGATATCGTATGCTTGCAGGAATTGAAATCAGAGTATAATAAATTCCCGGAGAAGGCTGTTAACGATGCCGGATACCAGGCCATTTGGCTTGGCCAGAAAAGCTGGAACGGCGTGGCCATTTTATCCAAAACAGACATTAAGGAATTGAGAGATGACCTGCCGGGCGCAGATGAGGAATTTACGCATAGCCGGTACATTGAAGGATTTACCGGAGATATAGTTGTAGGTTGCATCTATCTCCCAAACGGCAATCCCTGGCCGGGGCCAAAGTTTGACTATAAACTGCGATGGTTTAACAGACTGGCTGATCACGCGAAAGACCTGGTTGACCGTGACCTGCCGGTGCTCCTGATCGGTGATTATAATGTGATGCCGACCGAACTGGATACCTATAAGCCCGAAAAATACCGGGATAACGCTTTGTTTCGTCCGGAAAGCCGCAAAGCTTTTAAAGACCTATTAGACCAGGGCTGGACCGATGCCATCCGGACACTATATCCGGATGAACCGATCTATACATTCTGGGATTATCTGCGCGATGCATATGGAAGGAATGCAGGTGTGCGCCTGGATCATTTCCTGCTTAACAAGCAAATTGCCGGAAGGCTTATTGCCGGAAACGTAGACAAAGAAGTACGCGGCTGGAAGGGCGCAAGCGACCATGCGCCGGTCTGGATAGAACTGACAGATGAAAATGAAGCACCCAAACAAGGGAAAATAAAAAAAACGAAAGTTAAGGCAGCTGGCCCGGAAAAAGAAGAGATCAGCACTGAACCAAAAGGACTCGCAGAATTGCTCAATGAACTGCCTAAGGTCCCGGTTCTTGCTGCCATTAAACCGATGAAGGCCACCCTGGTCGATGAGCCGTTCGATCAGCCTGGCTGGATATACGAGATCAAATGGGACGGCTACAGGGCACTCGCTACACTAAATGAAGGACAGGCTACATTAACATCAAGAAACAACCTGGTATTCGGGCAATTTCAGCCGATCAATGATTTGTTGGAAAGTTGGGATATGAATGTCGTACTGGACGGTGAGATCGTGGCACTGAATGAACAGGGCACCGCGGATTTTGGCGCTTTGCAGAACTGGCGCAACAAGAAAAATGCGCTGCTGGCTTTTTATGTTTTTGACATACTCTGGTATAACGGGCGCGATCTGACCGGGCTTCCGCTAAGATCAAGGCGCGAGATTCTGGACGCTGTTTTACCTAAAAATAGTGAATTGATCCGTCCAAGCCAGGTGTTTGAGGTTGGTGGCATCGAGTTTTTCGAAGCAGCAAAGAAAATGGGCCTGGAGGGTATCATCGCCAAACGGGCTGATAGCCTGTACACTTCGGATGCACGCTCAAGGGAATGGCTGAAGGTCAAAGCCAAACGTCGGCAGGAAGTGATTATTGCCGGCTTCACGAAGAATGAGGGCACCGGCAAGTATTTTAGTGCATTGGCTATAGGCGTTCATGACCAGAGAGGTGTGCTGCGCTATATCGGCAAAGTTGGCACCGGCTTCAACGACGGCAGGCAAAAAGAAATGATAAAGCTGTTCGAGCCGCTAATAACCAAAGAAAGCCCGTTTGACATAGAGCCGGATGTAGATGAGCCATCGCAGTTCAGGCCAAGGCGCTTAGGTGCAAAAGCGACGTGGCTAAAGCCGCTACTGGTATGTGAAGTCGAATTTGCGGAGATCACGAGCGATGGCAAAGTACGGCAGGCGTCCTTCAAGGGAATGCGTACTGACAAAGACCCGAAAGATGTGGTCATGGAGATCGAAACAGATACCCAGGAGATTATTGGCGATATTAACTCACCGGATGATCCGCTACCAATTGTGCCAACACAAAAAGCGGCACGTAAAAGCAGAAAGGGTTCAGTGCTCCAATCATCAAAAAAACCGGCGGAGCGGTTGATCACGTCCACAAAAGAAACCGAAGAGGTGAAGGTTGATGGACACTTGCTCAAATTGACGCATCTCAATAAATTATATTGGCCTGAGGACAAAGTGACCAAACGGGATATGTTTAACTATTACCATCAGGTCGCGCCCTTTATGGTGCCCTACCTGAAGGACCGGCCCATGTCGCTTAACCGCTTTCCGGGCGGCATACATGGCGAAAGTTTCTACCAGAAAAACGTCAGGGATAAAGCGCCTGAATGGGCGGAAACAATGCCGCATACCAATGGCGAGGGAGTAGACAAAGATTACCTTTTGGGTAACAATGAAGCAACCTTACTTTGGATGGCCTCTTTAGGCTGCATAGAAATAAATCCCTGGTTCAGCCGGATAACTTCTCCCGATAATCCTGACTATTGTATCATTGATCTTGACCCGGATAAACAGCATTTCGATCAGGTGGTACAGGCCGCACAGGAGGTGAAGAAAGTACTGGATGCCATAGATGTCCCCAGTTACCCTAAAACATCCGGATCAACGGGCATGCATATCTATATCCCCCTCGGTGCACAATATACATATGATCAAAGCCAGCTGTTTGCCAATATCATCGTAAAATTGGTGGAAAAACAAATACCTGATTTTACTACCCTTGAACGCATGATCTCGAACCGCAAAGGGAAAATGTACCTGGATTTTTTGCAGAACCGTCCGGGTGCCACCATCGCGGGCGTTTATTCTCTCCGTCCTAAGCCGGGCGCTACGGTCTCCATGCCGGTGACCTGGGAGGAGGTAAAGCCCGGACTGACAATGAGGGACTTTACCATTCATAATGCCATTGATCGGATCAGGGAAACGGGAGATCTTTTTACCGGCGTTTTAGGAGAAGGAATTGATCTGGCTAAAACCCTTAAAAAAGCTCAAAGCATCTTTAATTAA